A region of Pongo pygmaeus isolate AG05252 chromosome 15, NHGRI_mPonPyg2-v2.0_pri, whole genome shotgun sequence DNA encodes the following proteins:
- the LOC129012655 gene encoding uncharacterized protein LOC129012655 has translation MTGKLPPISQFPPHPVPDFMIPHPPNPSCPPNTSRSRKPSHSRARESLPLLPSAKPLPPLQKYVDFSVFCPNCYPTVAHTCPPHYPTLILYLPCSSAIHYKPSICQCSGPRTLSGNSLIDHPSPPPSPTGQCLGPRTLPCDSFIRSHIPPPSPPCQRSGPRTLFCDSPVCPPTPPPSPACKCCRPRAVSWDSSTYASTPPP, from the coding sequence ATGACAGGAAAGCTCCCTCCAATTTCTCAATTTCCACCCCACCCAGTACCTGATTTTATGATTCCACACCCTCCTAATCCATCCTGCCCTCCTAATACATCCCGCTCTCGTAAGCCATCCCACTCTCGTGCCCGCGAATCCCTCCCTCTTCTTCCATCTGCCaagccccttcctcctctccagaAGTACGTggatttttcagttttctgcccTAACTGTTATCccactgtggctcatacctgcccTCCCCACTACCCTACCCTAATACTCTACCTGCCCTGCTCTTCTGCTATTCATTACAAACCATCCATTTGTCAATGCTCTGGTCCCAGAACTCTTTCTGGTAACTCCCTTATAGATCACCCTAGCCCTCCTCCTAGCCCTACTGGTCAATGCTTGGGTCCCAGAACTCTTCCCTGTGATTCCTTTATCCGTTCCCATATTCCCCCTCCCAGCCCTCCTTGCCAACGCTCTGGTCCCAGAACTCTTTTctgtgactctcctgtctgtcccccTACTCCTCCTCCTAGCCCTGCTTGCAAATGCTGTCGTCCCAGAGCTGTTTCCTGGGACTCCTCTACCTATGCCTCTACCCCTCCTCCTTAG